From the genome of Leptolyngbya iicbica LK, one region includes:
- a CDS encoding metallophosphoesterase family protein → MNIAILSDIHGNHIALNAVLKEIRQANVERLLLLGDYVGYYYQPAEVFRLLEDWPKDMIQGNHERFLLDFEAGQCLRDEIHRKYGSGLSIAFDELTREQIHILKKLPASLMCSIDDLNFLLSHGSPQDADRYIYPDSPKTELDKIASFNADFVLMGHTHHPFVYASKNGTVLLNPGSVGQPRDVGNLASWCLVNTNSKTISMKRTLFDPRVIIDEAKSRDPHLPYLWEVLQRGWYSV, encoded by the coding sequence ATGAACATTGCGATTCTTTCTGATATTCATGGCAATCATATTGCGTTGAATGCCGTTCTTAAAGAAATCAGGCAAGCAAATGTCGAGAGGCTACTATTGCTTGGTGACTATGTTGGTTATTACTATCAACCTGCTGAGGTGTTCAGGTTACTTGAAGACTGGCCAAAAGATATGATTCAGGGGAATCATGAAAGATTTTTATTGGATTTTGAGGCAGGTCAATGTTTGCGAGACGAGATACATCGAAAGTATGGCAGTGGGCTGTCAATAGCTTTTGATGAGCTCACGAGAGAGCAGATTCATATCTTAAAAAAACTGCCTGCTAGCTTGATGTGCAGTATCGATGACCTAAACTTTTTGCTGAGTCATGGTTCGCCTCAAGATGCTGATAGATATATATATCCTGACTCTCCAAAAACTGAATTAGATAAAATAGCATCATTTAACGCTGATTTTGTATTGATGGGTCATACTCATCACCCATTTGTATATGCCTCTAAGAATGGCACCGTTCTGCTGAATCCAGGATCCGTAGGGCAGCCGCGTGATGTTGGCAATCTTGCTAGCTGGTGTCTCGTAAATACAAATTCAAAAACTATTTCAATGAAAAGAACTCTATTTGATCCACGAGTAATAATTGATGAAGCCAAGTCAAGAGATCCACATCTCCCTTACCTATGGGAGGTTTTACAACGAGGTTGGTATTCAGTATGA
- a CDS encoding ABC transporter ATP-binding protein has product MMRQQPPNTRKEASLSAVIAKLYPFITRPHRVQLLLLAVLMICSSISEVVSLGLVLPFLSALSDIDALFNSSRIQPLLRLLQIETSYQLVTVLAFSFICAVIVANALRIVTLSKQTHLAADIASALSCQIFHRTLLQPYRFHIARNSSDLIQSVTSDTAVLTSALMSILAVITNSLLAVSLVIGLCLIDAQLALISAFFLGSAYTILYHVRRRLLAQNSQIRVQSGQSQIKIVQESLGGIRDVLLTNNQSFFQHEYQQADYSLRHAIAANQVISAAPRYLIEALAMLAIALLALLLGREGDFSTAVPTLGGFALGANRLLPALQQSFAALATLQGARASLERVVAGLQLPIAASISATAYDSLSLQQAITFQRVWFSYQLDAHEHWILQDLSLHISARSTVGFVGSTGSGKSTTVDLILGLLQPQKGQIKIDGHPLEGELVKTWQNSISHVPQSIFLSDATLAENIAFGVPKNLIDYHQVCRSAKLAKIDEFIESLPDQYETTVGERGIRLSGGQRQRVGIARAMYRNASVVIFDEATSALDNVTEQEVMQAIHELSHKLTIILIAHRLSTVERCDVIFELHQGRLVASGTYQELLETSPTFKRLALEELPYQ; this is encoded by the coding sequence ATGATGCGTCAACAGCCTCCAAACACTCGTAAAGAAGCCAGTCTGTCGGCAGTAATTGCAAAACTGTATCCGTTTATTACACGGCCACACCGTGTACAACTGTTGTTGCTGGCAGTATTGATGATCTGCTCGTCTATTAGCGAAGTGGTCAGCTTAGGGCTGGTTTTACCTTTCTTAAGCGCACTCAGCGATATTGATGCCCTGTTCAACAGTTCACGCATCCAGCCGCTGCTGCGCCTATTGCAAATTGAAACTTCTTACCAGCTTGTTACCGTACTGGCATTCTCATTTATTTGTGCAGTCATCGTGGCGAATGCCCTAAGAATTGTGACCCTGAGTAAACAGACCCATCTAGCCGCCGATATTGCCAGTGCTCTGAGTTGTCAGATTTTTCACCGCACCCTGTTACAACCCTATCGTTTCCACATTGCTCGCAATAGCAGCGACTTAATTCAGTCAGTCACGAGTGATACAGCCGTGCTGACTAGTGCCTTAATGTCTATCTTGGCGGTGATCACTAATAGCTTACTCGCCGTTTCACTCGTCATTGGTTTATGTTTGATCGATGCCCAGCTGGCTTTGATTTCAGCCTTTTTTCTCGGGAGTGCTTATACGATTCTTTATCACGTCAGACGTCGGTTGCTCGCTCAAAATAGTCAAATACGAGTACAAAGCGGACAATCACAAATCAAGATTGTGCAGGAAAGTTTAGGCGGTATTCGAGATGTGCTACTGACTAACAATCAAAGTTTCTTTCAGCATGAATATCAGCAAGCTGACTACTCATTACGCCATGCGATCGCGGCTAATCAGGTCATTAGTGCAGCCCCCCGTTATTTGATTGAAGCCCTGGCGATGTTGGCGATCGCTCTGCTGGCGCTACTCCTAGGCCGGGAAGGTGATTTCAGCACTGCTGTCCCGACCCTAGGTGGCTTTGCCTTAGGAGCTAACCGGCTCTTACCCGCCTTACAGCAATCTTTTGCAGCCCTGGCCACTCTTCAGGGAGCGAGAGCCTCGCTAGAGCGAGTGGTGGCAGGGTTGCAATTACCGATTGCTGCTTCAATCTCTGCAACCGCCTATGATTCACTATCGCTGCAACAGGCCATCACGTTTCAGCGCGTTTGGTTTAGCTATCAATTAGACGCTCATGAGCACTGGATCTTGCAAGACTTGAGCTTGCACATTTCAGCTCGGTCAACGGTCGGGTTTGTCGGCAGCACCGGTAGCGGCAAAAGTACTACAGTTGATTTGATCCTTGGATTGTTACAGCCTCAGAAAGGTCAAATTAAAATTGATGGTCATCCCTTAGAAGGAGAGCTTGTGAAGACATGGCAAAATAGTATCTCTCATGTGCCACAAAGTATCTTTTTAAGTGATGCGACACTGGCCGAAAATATTGCCTTTGGTGTGCCTAAAAATTTGATCGACTATCATCAAGTTTGCCGATCGGCTAAGTTAGCAAAAATCGATGAGTTTATTGAGTCCTTACCGGATCAGTATGAGACGACAGTGGGCGAAAGAGGTATTCGTCTGAGTGGAGGACAACGCCAGCGGGTCGGTATCGCTCGGGCCATGTACCGTAATGCCTCGGTCGTCATCTTTGATGAAGCCACGAGTGCCTTGGATAATGTGACTGAGCAAGAAGTCATGCAAGCCATCCACGAACTCAGTCATAAATTAACCATTATTCTCATTGCGCATCGGTTGAGTACGGTGGAACGTTGTGATGTTATTTTTGAATTGCACCAAGGGCGTTTAGTGGCAAGTGGCACTTATCAAGAACTTCTCGAGACTTCTCCTACGTTCAAACGTTTGGCCCTAGAGGAGTTGCCCTATCAGTAG
- the pseG gene encoding UDP-2,4-diacetamido-2,4,6-trideoxy-beta-L-altropyranose hydrolase, which yields MVSARKDDSLRLLIRADAAAAIGTGHIMRCLALAQAWQSEGGMVTFLMADAAPALAARIKAEGFSVIHHPHPDGSAADSIHTVAVAQTLGTERVVVDGYHFGAAYQQQLKAAGLKVLFIDDNGHADYYAADWVLNQNIHAHPELYSHREPYTQLLLGTRFALLRKEFWPWRGWQRQIAPVARKILVTLGGGDPDNVTLKVMQALQQVTVPDLEVVVVVGGSNPHFETLQAAADTASIKFDLCRNVSNMPELMAWADVGIISGGSICWEAFFMGLPVVSIITADNQLQLVKRLQENQALHNLGWHDYLNPKQIASVLIELCSSQDPREFQSRKNSSVVSGFGAHETASCLFGNHLNSRARSEKAKL from the coding sequence ATGGTTTCTGCTAGAAAAGACGACTCCTTAAGGCTGCTCATCCGTGCCGATGCGGCAGCCGCAATTGGGACAGGTCACATCATGCGATGTCTTGCACTCGCTCAGGCGTGGCAAAGCGAAGGTGGCATGGTGACTTTTTTGATGGCTGATGCTGCGCCAGCGTTGGCAGCTCGGATCAAGGCGGAAGGCTTTTCAGTGATCCACCATCCGCATCCTGATGGGAGTGCCGCAGATAGTATTCACACCGTGGCCGTCGCTCAAACCTTGGGTACTGAGAGGGTGGTTGTGGATGGCTATCACTTTGGGGCGGCTTATCAGCAGCAGTTAAAGGCCGCCGGTCTGAAGGTGCTTTTCATTGACGATAATGGCCATGCTGACTACTATGCTGCCGATTGGGTGCTGAACCAAAATATTCATGCCCATCCAGAGTTATATTCCCACCGTGAACCCTACACGCAACTCTTACTGGGTACCCGGTTTGCGCTGTTGCGTAAAGAATTTTGGCCCTGGCGAGGCTGGCAACGGCAGATTGCCCCAGTGGCCCGCAAAATATTGGTCACGCTGGGGGGCGGTGACCCTGATAATGTCACGTTAAAAGTGATGCAAGCCTTACAGCAGGTGACAGTGCCAGACCTCGAAGTCGTGGTGGTCGTTGGGGGCAGCAATCCTCACTTTGAGACTTTGCAAGCTGCTGCTGATACTGCATCGATAAAGTTTGACCTGTGTCGGAATGTCAGCAATATGCCGGAGCTGATGGCTTGGGCTGATGTTGGCATCATTAGCGGCGGGAGTATCTGCTGGGAAGCTTTTTTCATGGGCTTACCAGTCGTGAGTATCATAACGGCAGATAATCAACTTCAACTGGTCAAGAGGCTGCAAGAAAATCAGGCGCTTCATAATCTTGGCTGGCATGATTATTTAAATCCAAAGCAAATAGCATCTGTGTTGATTGAGCTATGCAGTTCACAGGATCCCAGGGAATTCCAAAGCCGAAAAAACTCCAGTGTAGTTAGTGGATTTGGAGCACATGAAACAGCATCTTGTCTATTTGGAAATCACCTAAATTCAAGAGCTAGGAGTGAAAAAGCTAAATTATGA
- a CDS encoding cytidylyltransferase domain-containing protein, with product MKTVIIVQARMTSTRLPGKVLLPVLGKPLLEYQIERLQRVTLADKVIIATTVNPTDQPIVDLCDRLGVAVYRGDEADVLSRYYEAARTYGADVIVRVTSDCPLIDPQIIDTVIQHYFDQQPAADYAANTLRRSLPRGMDTEVFSMSALTAAHQEATAQPDREHVTPFIHQQPERFAMTTVSYDDDQSQHRWTVDTPEDFALIQKILVALYPHCPKFTLADCLNLLEQNPEWRLINAHVEQKKYGE from the coding sequence ATGAAAACGGTCATCATCGTGCAGGCACGCATGACCTCGACCCGTTTACCTGGCAAGGTTTTACTCCCTGTCTTGGGCAAACCGCTGTTGGAGTATCAAATCGAGCGATTACAACGGGTGACTTTAGCCGACAAAGTGATCATTGCGACGACAGTTAACCCGACCGATCAACCGATTGTCGATTTATGCGATCGCCTGGGCGTAGCTGTGTATCGGGGGGATGAGGCCGATGTCTTGAGTCGCTATTACGAAGCTGCCCGCACTTACGGTGCTGATGTCATTGTGCGAGTGACTTCTGATTGTCCGCTCATTGATCCACAGATTATTGATACGGTCATTCAGCATTATTTTGACCAGCAGCCAGCCGCTGACTACGCCGCCAATACCCTCAGGCGATCGCTCCCTCGAGGCATGGATACAGAAGTGTTTTCCATGTCAGCCCTGACGGCGGCACATCAGGAGGCTACGGCGCAACCTGATCGAGAGCATGTCACTCCTTTTATTCACCAGCAGCCCGAAAGATTTGCGATGACCACAGTCTCATATGACGATGACCAGAGTCAGCATCGCTGGACTGTGGATACGCCTGAAGATTTTGCCCTCATCCAAAAAATATTGGTAGCCCTCTACCCTCATTGTCCAAAGTTCACCCTGGCAGACTGTTTAAATCTTTTAGAGCAAAATCCCGAGTGGCGTCTAATCAATGCTCATGTTGAGCAAAAAAAGTATGGAGAATAA
- a CDS encoding SDR family NAD(P)-dependent oxidoreductase — MRVVVITGTTRGLGRALLEALHGTRNHVIAISRKTIAEQVDMSNVSFIIHDLSKPHALIEQCKFLEILEILPGETSEICFINNAAVVGQLGDIGTLTQESILRTFNINVISPMLISNELMRTARQLSCQFKIIHIGTGAAHRAIAGLSLYCSSKSAIDMFYKVAFEEGVEACSVDPGVMDTRMQQEIRNNYDPSFPMYEYFTDLQARGELKDPNDVARDLLMQYDLL, encoded by the coding sequence ATGAGAGTTGTAGTTATTACCGGAACGACACGAGGCTTAGGAAGAGCCTTGCTTGAAGCTCTACACGGTACTAGAAATCATGTTATTGCAATTTCTAGAAAAACTATTGCAGAGCAAGTGGATATGAGTAATGTGTCTTTCATTATTCATGATCTCTCTAAACCACATGCGCTGATTGAACAATGTAAATTTCTTGAAATCTTGGAAATCTTGCCTGGCGAGACGAGTGAAATATGCTTTATCAATAATGCTGCCGTTGTTGGTCAGCTTGGAGACATTGGCACCCTTACTCAGGAGTCTATTCTTAGAACTTTCAATATCAATGTGATTTCTCCTATGCTCATTTCTAATGAGTTGATGCGGACTGCTCGTCAACTGTCTTGTCAGTTTAAGATAATCCATATTGGGACTGGAGCAGCCCATCGTGCGATCGCTGGTTTAAGCTTATATTGCTCTAGCAAGAGCGCGATTGATATGTTCTACAAAGTCGCTTTTGAAGAAGGCGTAGAGGCTTGCTCCGTTGATCCTGGCGTCATGGATACTCGGATGCAACAAGAAATTCGCAATAACTACGATCCTTCTTTCCCAATGTATGAGTACTTTACTGATTTACAAGCAAGAGGAGAGCTTAAGGATCCTAACGATGTGGCTCGTGACTTATTGATGCAATATGACCTCCTATGA
- the pseC gene encoding UDP-4-amino-4,6-dideoxy-N-acetyl-beta-L-altrosamine transaminase, translated as MIPYGRQDINQQDIDAVIAVLQSDWITQGPAIARFEQAVADYCGVTYAVAVTSATAALHIACLAVDLGPGDWLWTSPNTFVASANCGLYCGAQVDFVDIDPNTYNLSVDALEQKLIAAERVGKLPKIVVPVHLAGQSCEMDRISALAQKYGFTVLEDASHAIGAQYQGAPVGSCQFSDMAVLSFHPVKIITTGEGGMVLTNRADLYERLIRLRTHGITRDEQLMTTPSQGPWYYQQLELGLNYRMTDLQAALGDSQMQRLDTFVTRRRQLAARYDELLANLPVTLPWQHPDSLSSWHLYVIRLQLSKIQQSHRQVFESLRQQDIGVNLHYIPVHTQPYYQQLGFTWGDFPEAEQYYREAISIPLYYGLADDDQQQVVLALKAALTC; from the coding sequence ATGATTCCTTACGGACGGCAGGACATCAATCAGCAGGATATTGATGCTGTGATTGCGGTGCTGCAATCTGACTGGATTACGCAAGGCCCTGCGATCGCTCGCTTTGAGCAGGCTGTCGCTGACTATTGTGGTGTGACCTACGCCGTCGCCGTCACCAGTGCCACCGCCGCCTTACATATTGCCTGTCTGGCGGTTGATTTAGGCCCGGGTGATTGGCTGTGGACCTCGCCGAATACGTTTGTCGCTTCGGCCAATTGTGGTCTGTACTGTGGGGCTCAAGTTGATTTTGTCGATATTGACCCCAACACCTACAACCTTAGTGTTGACGCTCTGGAACAGAAGCTGATAGCGGCTGAAAGGGTAGGAAAACTGCCCAAGATAGTGGTTCCGGTTCACCTGGCAGGGCAATCCTGCGAAATGGATCGCATTAGCGCACTAGCTCAAAAGTATGGGTTTACGGTGTTAGAAGATGCTTCCCATGCGATCGGGGCGCAGTATCAGGGCGCCCCGGTGGGCAGCTGTCAGTTCTCCGATATGGCGGTGTTGAGCTTTCATCCGGTGAAAATCATTACCACTGGTGAGGGGGGAATGGTACTCACCAATCGAGCGGATTTATATGAGCGCCTGATTCGTTTGCGCACCCACGGCATAACCCGAGACGAGCAATTGATGACCACCCCCTCACAAGGTCCCTGGTATTATCAGCAGCTCGAACTGGGACTGAACTATCGGATGACAGACTTGCAGGCGGCGCTGGGCGATAGCCAAATGCAGCGATTAGATACGTTTGTAACTCGTCGCCGCCAACTTGCCGCCCGCTATGACGAATTGCTCGCTAACCTGCCGGTCACGTTACCCTGGCAACATCCAGATAGCCTTTCGAGCTGGCATTTATATGTGATTCGGTTGCAGCTAAGTAAGATTCAGCAGTCTCATCGTCAAGTGTTCGAATCGCTGCGCCAGCAGGATATTGGCGTCAACTTGCATTACATTCCGGTGCATACTCAACCTTACTATCAACAACTTGGCTTCACCTGGGGCGACTTTCCTGAGGCGGAGCAATATTATCGCGAGGCGATCAGCATTCCTCTGTACTATGGATTGGCGGATGATGATCAGCAACAAGTGGTGCTGGCACTGAAAGCAGCCTTGACATGCTAA
- a CDS encoding pseudaminic acid biosynthesis-associated methylase, which yields MQSNDINQAYATEQEAFWAGEFGNNYIGRNVSETYLASNIALFARILSKTTAVSSVLEFGANAGLNLQAIAQLLPSSELSAVEINQNAVQKLQQLLNGRVNVYHNSILDKELPPLNADFVLIKGVLIHINPEHLGQVYEKLFNSSRRYICIAEYYNPSPVEIVYRGHHNKLFKRDFAGEMLDKYSDLKLIDYGFVYHRDSNFPQDDTTWFLLEKTTP from the coding sequence ATGCAAAGCAATGACATTAATCAAGCGTATGCCACAGAGCAAGAGGCGTTTTGGGCTGGCGAATTTGGCAATAACTACATTGGCAGAAATGTATCAGAGACTTATCTGGCCAGCAACATCGCTCTATTTGCCAGGATTTTGTCTAAAACAACTGCTGTGAGTTCGGTTTTAGAATTTGGGGCGAATGCTGGACTGAACTTGCAGGCGATCGCTCAGTTGTTACCCTCATCAGAATTATCTGCGGTTGAAATCAACCAAAATGCCGTTCAAAAACTACAGCAATTATTGAACGGTCGAGTGAACGTCTATCACAATTCAATTTTAGACAAGGAATTACCGCCTTTGAATGCCGACTTTGTATTGATTAAAGGCGTTTTAATTCACATTAATCCCGAGCACTTAGGCCAAGTTTACGAAAAATTATTTAACAGTAGTCGTCGCTATATTTGTATCGCAGAGTATTACAATCCCTCGCCAGTTGAGATTGTATATCGAGGCCATCACAATAAGCTCTTTAAACGCGACTTCGCTGGAGAAATGCTCGACAAATATTCAGATTTGAAGTTGATCGATTATGGCTTTGTTTATCATCGCGATTCGAATTTTCCTCAGGATGATACAACATGGTTTCTGCTAGAAAAGACGACTCCTTAA
- the pseB gene encoding UDP-N-acetylglucosamine 4,6-dehydratase (inverting): protein MFDGASILITGGTGSFGKQYVKTLLAHYQPKRLIVYSRDELKQFEMSQTFSSQAYPCMRYFIGDVRDRDRLYLAFRDVDYVIHAAALKQVPAAEYNPTECIKTNIYGAENVIEAAMDCGVKQVIALSTDKAANPINLYGATKLCSDKLFVAANNLTGNRPTRFSVVRYGNVVGSRGSVVPFFQRLIQQGSDHLPITDPRMTRFWITLQQGVDFVLKNFQRMQGGEIFVPKIPSIRIPDLALAMAPDLATKVVGIRPGEKLHEVMCPLDDSHLTLEFEDHYVIRPTIEYSLQRDYTVNRLGEAGDMVPDGFEYNSGTNDWFLSVEEIQHMHKLAGVA, encoded by the coding sequence ATGTTTGATGGCGCTTCGATCTTAATTACCGGTGGTACTGGGTCTTTTGGCAAACAGTATGTCAAAACGCTATTAGCGCATTATCAGCCCAAACGACTGATCGTTTATTCGCGAGATGAGCTGAAGCAGTTTGAAATGTCGCAGACTTTTTCTTCTCAGGCTTATCCCTGTATGCGCTATTTCATTGGTGATGTTCGCGATCGCGATCGCCTGTATTTAGCCTTTCGTGATGTTGATTATGTGATCCACGCCGCTGCTTTGAAACAGGTGCCTGCGGCGGAATATAATCCCACCGAATGCATCAAAACCAATATCTATGGGGCCGAGAACGTCATTGAAGCAGCCATGGACTGTGGCGTTAAGCAAGTGATCGCTCTCTCTACTGATAAAGCAGCCAACCCCATCAATCTCTACGGTGCGACCAAACTCTGTTCTGACAAGTTATTTGTCGCTGCTAACAATCTGACCGGCAATCGGCCAACTCGCTTTAGCGTCGTGCGTTATGGCAATGTTGTCGGCTCTCGTGGCTCAGTGGTGCCCTTTTTTCAGCGGCTCATTCAGCAGGGCAGTGACCATCTGCCGATTACCGATCCCCGCATGACGCGCTTTTGGATTACCTTACAGCAAGGCGTTGACTTCGTTCTGAAAAACTTTCAACGGATGCAAGGGGGGGAAATCTTTGTGCCTAAAATTCCCTCAATCCGCATTCCCGACTTGGCATTAGCAATGGCTCCGGACTTAGCTACCAAAGTCGTTGGCATTCGACCGGGCGAAAAGCTCCATGAGGTGATGTGCCCCCTGGACGATTCTCATCTCACCTTAGAGTTTGAGGATCACTATGTCATTCGCCCCACCATCGAATATTCTCTACAGCGAGACTATACGGTGAATCGGTTAGGCGAAGCGGGAGACATGGTGCCCGATGGGTTTGAATACAACTCCGGCACGAATGACTGGTTTCTCTCGGTAGAAGAGATTCAACATATGCATAAACTGGCAGGCGTGGCATGA
- a CDS encoding class I SAM-dependent methyltransferase: MNFPQDPRLMQNPLGFWEIFPKPSPETLGEHYAKKYYQDSKGHYAAEYSAEEIAYFLAKLSQRWNLAQQLLGTNQVGKFLDVGCGEGFALSYFLSLGWQVRGLDYSAHGIQTQNPECEPYLVTGDIFESLEEEVKSNRQYELVWLQNVLEHVIDPVNLLKSLRHLVAPDGLLVVTVPNDFSVVQEKAINEKYISEMFWVRPPEHLAYFNYESLLATVEFTGWICKEILADFPIDWFLLHSKANYVSDLTVGKEAHKVRVEIENLMHSQSPETANIMYSALAKLGLGRSLTAFLQVGS; this comes from the coding sequence ATGAACTTTCCACAAGACCCTAGATTAATGCAAAACCCACTGGGTTTCTGGGAAATATTCCCAAAACCTAGTCCTGAAACCTTAGGTGAACATTACGCCAAAAAATACTATCAAGATTCAAAGGGGCATTATGCAGCCGAATATTCTGCTGAAGAGATAGCGTATTTTTTGGCAAAGCTATCTCAACGTTGGAATTTGGCTCAACAGCTGCTAGGCACGAACCAAGTTGGGAAGTTTCTAGATGTGGGATGTGGAGAGGGATTCGCCCTCTCCTACTTTTTGTCTTTAGGGTGGCAAGTGCGAGGACTTGATTACAGTGCTCATGGAATTCAAACTCAAAATCCAGAATGTGAACCTTACTTAGTGACTGGAGATATATTTGAGTCACTAGAAGAGGAGGTTAAAAGTAATCGTCAGTATGAACTAGTCTGGTTGCAAAACGTTTTGGAGCATGTCATTGATCCTGTCAATTTATTGAAATCGCTTCGACACTTGGTGGCGCCAGATGGACTCCTAGTTGTCACCGTTCCTAACGATTTTTCTGTTGTGCAAGAAAAGGCTATTAACGAAAAATATATTAGTGAAATGTTCTGGGTTAGGCCTCCTGAGCACCTCGCCTATTTTAATTATGAAAGTTTACTAGCTACGGTTGAATTTACGGGCTGGATTTGTAAAGAGATACTGGCAGACTTTCCTATTGACTGGTTTCTTCTTCATTCAAAAGCAAATTACGTTAGTGATTTAACTGTGGGTAAAGAAGCCCATAAGGTGAGGGTCGAAATTGAAAATTTGATGCATTCCCAGTCTCCTGAAACGGCTAACATTATGTATTCAGCGCTAGCAAAGCTTGGCCTAGGTAGAAGCCTAACGGCATTTTTGCAAGTTGGTTCTTGA